One Novosphingobium sp. G106 DNA segment encodes these proteins:
- a CDS encoding exodeoxyribonuclease VII small subunit: MTDTADITAMSFEDALRALEDVVRKLESGEVPLDDSITLYERGEQLRKHCQARLDAAQLRIERIVAGPDGQATGTQPFDDPGR; the protein is encoded by the coding sequence ATGACCGACACCGCCGACATTACCGCCATGAGCTTCGAGGACGCACTGCGCGCGCTCGAGGATGTCGTTCGCAAGCTTGAGAGCGGCGAAGTGCCGCTCGACGATTCGATCACGCTCTACGAACGCGGCGAGCAGCTGCGCAAGCATTGCCAGGCCCGGCTCGACGCGGCCCAGCTGCGGATCGAGCGGATCGTCGCCGGGCCCGACGGCCAGGCTACGGGTACGCAACCGTTCGACGACCCGGGCCGCTGA